In Trifolium pratense cultivar HEN17-A07 linkage group LG7, ARS_RC_1.1, whole genome shotgun sequence, a genomic segment contains:
- the LOC123896466 gene encoding uncharacterized protein LOC123896466 — translation MADDPPRNEGGGAGIRPCHNSPRRLAHLARPPRGARQTEMKTGLLQLLYANPFTGLSHEDPYNHLVKFYEIAGSLGAPEAEEEAVFMRMFPHSLIGKAKDWYLDLPAQVMTNWNTLEEKFLDRFFPHHKFMESKTSIAVFSQGSNETLCEAWDRYKAMLRKCPNHGFDELTQIHIFRNGLLQDSKLLLDATAGGSLLSLSAADATTIIEKMSLSDRQSERSKTQRKPEILELDTSDAMLAQNKLLTNTVEELSKQMSKIITLQEGSGKAKQVASCELCTGDHPTGHCPPSHEEVNFMANQQRQSQYPNNAGYQRGNNSNYGQGWRQDVGSSNRQRQYESYSQPPVQQTQNSNLEEALRSFIEMQTKQNQQQNLMNQQQNQFVQETQVYQRGNDAVLRNLETQIGQIAKEMANNKNQGGSFAANTEPNPKEQCKSITTRSGKEVGKGIGDNLRKEEEVMRRVDEEEEGEKKEVEVRKEKSSLPQHLPYPHAPSKKDKERQYARFMDIFKRLQINIPFSEALEQMPTYAKFMKEILTKKRRYNDDEVIQLDASCSAIIQRTLPTKEKDPGRVTLPVTIGNVNVGKALIDLGSSINLIPLSVIKRVGGLDITRTRMTLQLADKSITRPSGMAEDVLVKVDKFMFPIDFVVMDIEEDDDVPLILGRPFMKTARMMIDIDDGVMKVRVQDEEVSFNLWEAMKHPHEKDMCFKLDATEEAILDVRKQAHRPSSLEQALTDAFEALDPEKEEEIEDFLKQLDAFEELPQPEVVIDELKEDGKPVEVKLELKTLPSHLKYVFLGDDNQKPVIISSSLSKGEEESLIQVLKKQQRSNRMGIIRLKRY, via the exons ATGGCTGACGATCCGCCACGTAACGAAGGTGGAGGTGCCGGTATAAGGCCATGTCACAATAGTCCGCGGAGGCTTGCTCATCTTGCAAGGCCTCCCAGAGGTGCAAGACAAACGGAGATGAAAACCGGACTCTTGCAATTGTTATATGCTAACCCTTTTACAGGTTTGTCACATGAAGATCCTTACAACCATTTGGTCAAATTCTATGAAATTGCCGGTTCACTTGGTGCTCCTGAAGCGGAGGAGGAAGCGGTGTTCATGAGAATGTTTCCACATTCATTGATAGGAAAGGCCAAAGATTGGTACCTTGATTTACCAGCTCAAGTCATGACAAATTGGAATACTTTGGAAGAGAAGTTTCTTGATCGGTTCTTTCCACATCATAAATTCATGGAGTCAAAAACATCAATTGCGGTGTTTTCTCAAGGCTCCAATGAGACTCTATGTGAAGCATGGGATCGATACAAAGCAATGCTGCGTAAATGCCCTAATCATGGATTTGATGAACTAacccaaattcatatttttagaaatggtCTTTTGCAGGATTCAAAGCTCCTTTTAGATGCAACAGCAGGTGGTTCTCTTTTATCATTAAGTGCTGCAGATGCTACGACTATCATTGAAAAAATGTCACTTAGTGATCGACAAAGTGAACGCAGCAAAACTCAAAGGAAGCCTGAGATTCTTGAACTTGATACTTCAGATGCTATGTTAGCTCAAAACAAGCTTCTTACTAACACGGTGGAAGAACTATCAAAACAAATGTCTAAGATAATCACCTTACAAGAAGGATCGGGGAAAGCAAAGCAAGTAGCATCGTGTGAATTATGCACCGGAGATCATCCAACTGGTCATTGTCCTCCATCTCATGAAGAGGTGAACTTCATGGCAAATCAACAAAGACAAAGTCAGTATCCGAATAATGCTGGCTATCAAAGGGGAAACAACTCAAACTATGGTCAAGGTTGGAGACAAGATGTTGGCTCATCAAATAGGCAAAGACAATATGAAAGCTACAGTCAACCACCGGTACaacaaactcaaaattcaaatttggaagaagCTTTGAGATCATTCATAGAGATGCAGACCAAacagaatcaacaacaaaatttgatgaatcaacaacaaaatcagtTTGTGCAAGAAACTCAAGTCTACCAAAGAGGCAATGATGCGGTGTTAAGAAATCTTGAGACTCAGATTGGTCAAATAGCAAAAGAAATGGCCAATAACAAAAATCAAGGAGGATCATTTGCAGCCAACACCGAACCGAATCCAAAAGAACAATGCAAGTCAATTACAACAAGAAGCGGTAAGGAAGTTGGCAAGGGAATAGGTGATAATTTGAGGAAGGAAGAGGAGGTTATGAGACGAGTagatgaagaggaggaaggagaaa AGAAGGAGGTTGaagtgagaaaagaaaagagtagTTTACCTCAACATCTGCCATATCCACATGCTCCATCAAAGAAGGATAAAGAAAGGCAGTATGCAAGGTTTATGGATATCTTTAAAAGATTGCAAATCAACATTCCATTTTCCGAAGCCTTGGAGCAGATGCCAACATATGCAAAATTCATGAAAGAAATCCTTACCAAGAAGAGAAGgtacaatgatgatgaagttattCAACTTGATGCAAGCTGTAGTGCCATTATTCAACGAACTCTtccgacaaaagaaaaagatccgGGGAGAGTCACGTTGCCGGTTACCATTGGTAATGTGAATGTTGGAAAAGCCCTTATTGATTTAGGGTCAAGCATCAATCTTATTCCTTTATCGGTGATTAAACGGGTTGGTGGTCTTGACATCACACGTACAAGAATGACATTGCAACTTGCTGATAAATCCATCACTCGTCCGTCGGGAATGGCTGAAGATGTTCTTGTAAAAGTTGATAAGTTTATGTTCCCTATAGACTTTGTGGTGATGGACATTGAAGAGGATGATGATGTTCCATTAATTCTTGGAAGGCCGTTCATGAAAACAGCTCGTATGATGATTGATATTGATGACGGGGTGATGAAAGTTCGAGTTCAAGATGAGGAGGTTAGTTTTAATTTGTGGGAAGCTATGAAGCATCCACATGAGAAAGATATGTGCTTCAAACTTGATGCAACTGAAGAAGCCATATTAGATGTAAGAAAGCAAGCACATAGACCTTCATCTCTTGAACAGGCCTTGACAGATGCTTTCGAAGCACTTGACCccgagaaagaagaagagattgAGGACTTCTTGAAGCAACTTGATGCTTTTGAAGAATTACCTCAACCTGAAGTAGTGATTGACGAGTTGAAGGAGGATGGAAAGCCGGTCGAAGTAAAACTTGAGCTGAAAACATTACCATCACACCTCAAGTATGTTTTCCTTGGGGATGACAATCAAAAACCAGTAATAATCAGCAGTTCTCTATCAAAAGGTGAAGAAGAAAGTCTGATTCAAGTGctgaaaaaacaacaaagaagcaATAGGATGGGCATTATCCGACTTAAAAGGTATTAG
- the LOC123895171 gene encoding putative ubiquitin-conjugating enzyme E2 38 isoform X4, translating to MMDPDVVEIPPPLHQKPSRFKKQKQQIVFHDVIDLEGDDDLVVLGETSRKSKRNKGKAVETIHGGYGDHQPSFGKSGIQSSNGQPLVSQNLINVGGQSSNPLFVEDDYLYKFKDDYMDEDEYALLLQAQFDNVNLPTGIETPFTLLPEYGSKMGNSSLQIKTDNVDRFGLDLSAKKGSSSSSSFHSSFVGQNGSLYPQGIESGNPWLNSSYNFDPPFEHGHGKSATSGHNGASVASPGLTTITDETKNETLRKFQNFKQFDTVDDASDHHFVHQNSSTKQNPKNWAKKIQGEWKILEKHLPDTIFVRVFESRMDLLRAVIIGAEGTPYHDGLFFFDVLFPSGYPNVPPQVHYHAGGLRLNPNLYGNGNVCLSLLNTWSGSRNEKWTPGVSTMLQVLVSIQGLILNAKPYFNEPGYASTSGTQNGEAQSLKYNENTFILSVRTMMYTMKKPPKNFENLVVGHFYSRAHDILASCKAYMEGVQLVGCFVKGGVRDVKKRGRKGSDRFKAALLECVKLLVQDFEKIGVKDCQKFMSPTSLKQTTQKTYMKPTTSKPTPLKPAPPKPRTTGGTKWLNF from the exons ATGATGGATCCTGATGTTGTTGAAATTCCTCCTCCACTTCACCAAAAACCTTCCAGATTCAAAAAGCAGAAACAACAG ATCGTTTTCCATGATGTGATTGACCTTGAAGGCGATGACGATTTAGTGGTACTTGGCGAAACATCTCgtaaaagtaaaagaaataagGGGAAGGCAGTGGAAACCATTCACGGGGGTTATGGTGATCATCAA CCCAGCTTCGGAAAATCTGGAATTCAATCTTCTAATGGTCAGCCTTTGGTATCACAGAATTTAATCAATGTTGGCGGCCAAAGTTCCAATCCATTGTTCGTTGAAGATGACTACCTTTATAAGTTTAAAGATGATTATATGGATGAAGATGAGTATGCTTTATTATTACAGGCACAGTTTGATAACGTGAATCTACCTACTGGAATTGAGACGCCGTTTACATTGTTGCCAGAATATGGATCTAAAATGGGTAATTCTAGTTTGCAAATCAAAACGGATAATGTTGATCGATTTGGGCTTGACTTGAGTGCTAAGAAAGGATCTAGCAGTAGCAGTTCATTTCATTCAAGTTTCGTTGGACAAAATGGATCATTGTATCCTCAGGGAATAGAATCCGGAAACCCTTGGTTGAATAGTTCTTATAATTTTGATCCGCCTTTTGAGCACGGGCATGGCAAATCTGCCACATCCGGCCATAATGGAGCATCTGTGGCTTCCCCTGGTTTGACGACAATCACCGatgaaaccaaaaatgaaaCTCTGaggaaatttcaaaattttaagcaATTTGACACTGTCGATGATGCTTCCGACCATCACTTTGTTCACCAAAATTCCTCTACCAAGCaa AATCCAAAGAATTGGGCAAAAAAAATCCAGGGAGAGTGGAAGATTTTGGAGAAGCATTTGCCGG ATACAATATTCGTGAGAGTCTTCGAATCAAGGATGGATCTCTTGAGGGCTGTGATTATTGGAGCAGAAGGGACTCCTTACCACGACGGTCTTTTCTTTTTCGATGTTTTATTTCCTAGTGGCTATCCCAATGTACCCCCG CAAGTCCACTATCATGCTGGAGGTCTTCGGCTTAACCCGAATTTGTATGGGAATGGCAATGTATGTCTCAGTCTACTTAACACCTGGTCTGGCAGTAGGAATGAGAAATGGACTCCAGGTGTTTCAACAATGCTACAGGTTCTAGTCTCCATACAAGGTCTGATCTTGAATGCAAAGCCTTACTTTAATGAACCTGGATATGCAAGTACGAGTGGCACACAAAATGGTGAAGCGCAGTCCCTGAAGTATAATGAGAATACATTCATTCTATCAGTGAGGACAATGATGTATACGATGAAAAAGCCTCCAAAG AATTTTGAAAACCTTGTTGTGGGACATTTCTACAGCCGAGCACACGATATTCTGGCGTCATGTAAAGCTTACATGGAAGGTGTTCAGCTGGTTGGTTGTTTTGTGAAAGGTGGGGTTCGAGATGTTAAGAAGCGTGGACGAAAAGGCTCAGATAGATTTAAGGCTGCTTTACTTGAATGTGTCAAGCTTCTTGTCcaagattttgaaaaaattggagTTAAGGACTGTCAGAAATTCATGTCTCCAACTTCTCTGAAACAGACAACTCAGAAAACCTATATGAAACCGACTACTTCGAAACCAACTCCTCTAAAACCGGCTCCTCCGAAACCGCGTACCACTGGCGGTACCAAGTGGTTAAATTTTTAA
- the LOC123895171 gene encoding putative ubiquitin-conjugating enzyme E2 39 isoform X2, producing MMDPDVVEIPPPLHQKPSRFKKQKQQIVFHDVIDLEGDDDLVVLGETSRKSKRNKGKAVETIHGGYGDHQVVPSFGKSGIQSSNGQPLVSQNLINVGGQSSNPLFVEDDYLYKFKDDYMDEDEYALLLQAQFDNVNLPTGIETPFTLLPEYGSKMGNSSLQIKTDNVDRFGLDLSAKKGSSSSSSFHSSFVGQNGSLYPQGIESGNPWLNSSYNFDPPFEHGHGKSATSGHNGASVASPGLTTITDETKNETLRKFQNFKQFDTVDDASDHHFVHQNSSTKQNPKNWAKKIQGEWKILEKHLPETIFVRVFESRMDLLRAVIIGAEGTPYHDGLFFFDVLFPSGYPNEPPLVYYHSRGLRLNPNLYDNGKVCISLLNTYDHGRENEKWTPGVSTMLQVLVSIQGLILSAKPLFNAPLIGFMSGTQIGEALSLKYSEDTFIQSVRTMMYTMKNPPKNFEELVVGHFYSRAHDILASCKAYMEGVQVGCFVKGGFQDVDKGGRKSSDKFKAGLLRYVKLLVQDFEKIGVKDCQKFIFPTSPKQTPLKKLFTLCFFFLRLNCIIFGLLKIFNCAILTL from the exons ATGATGGATCCTGATGTTGTTGAAATTCCTCCTCCACTTCACCAAAAACCTTCCAGATTCAAAAAGCAGAAACAACAG ATCGTTTTCCATGATGTGATTGACCTTGAAGGCGATGACGATTTAGTGGTACTTGGCGAAACATCTCgtaaaagtaaaagaaataagGGGAAGGCAGTGGAAACCATTCACGGGGGTTATGGTGATCATCAAGTTGTG CCCAGCTTCGGAAAATCTGGAATTCAATCTTCTAATGGTCAGCCTTTGGTATCACAGAATTTAATCAATGTTGGCGGCCAAAGTTCCAATCCATTGTTCGTTGAAGATGACTACCTTTATAAGTTTAAAGATGATTATATGGATGAAGATGAGTATGCTTTATTATTACAGGCACAGTTTGATAACGTGAATCTACCTACTGGAATTGAGACGCCGTTTACATTGTTGCCAGAATATGGATCTAAAATGGGTAATTCTAGTTTGCAAATCAAAACGGATAATGTTGATCGATTTGGGCTTGACTTGAGTGCTAAGAAAGGATCTAGCAGTAGCAGTTCATTTCATTCAAGTTTCGTTGGACAAAATGGATCATTGTATCCTCAGGGAATAGAATCCGGAAACCCTTGGTTGAATAGTTCTTATAATTTTGATCCGCCTTTTGAGCACGGGCATGGCAAATCTGCCACATCCGGCCATAATGGAGCATCTGTGGCTTCCCCTGGTTTGACGACAATCACCGatgaaaccaaaaatgaaaCTCTGaggaaatttcaaaattttaagcaATTTGACACTGTCGATGATGCTTCCGACCATCACTTTGTTCACCAAAATTCCTCTACCAAGCaa AATCCAAAGAATTGGGCAAAAAAAATCCAGGGAGAGTGGAAGATTTTGGAGAAGCATTTGCCGG AAACAATATTTGTGAGAGTCTTCGAATCAAGGATGGATCTCTTGAGGGCTGTGATTATTGGAGCAGAAGGGACTCCTTACCACGATGGTCTTTTCTTTTTCGATGTTTTATTTCCCAGTGGCTATCCCAATGAACCCCCA CTAGTCTACTATCACTCTAGAGGTCTTAGGCTCAACCCGAATTTGTATGATAATGGCAAAGTATGTATCAGCCTTCTTAACACCTATGATCATGGCCGCGAGAATGAGAAATGGACTCCAGGTGTTTCAACAATGCTACAAGTTCTAGTCTCCATACAAGGTCTAATCTTGAGTGCAAAGCCTCTCTTTAATGCACCTTTAATTGGATTTATGAGTGGCACACAAATTGGTGAAGCATTGTCCCTGAAGTATAGTGAAGATACATTCATTCAATCAGTAAGGACAATGATGTATACGATGAAAAACCCTCCAAAG AATTTTGAAGAACTTGTTGTGGGGCATTTCTACAGTCGAGCACATGATATTCTGGCGTCATGTAAAGCTTACATGGAAGGTGTTCAAGTTGGTTGTTTTGTGAAAGGTGGGTTTCAAGATGTTGATAAGGGTGGACGAAAAAGCTCGGATAAATTTAAGGCTGGTTTACTTCGATATGTGAAGCTTCTTGTCcaagattttgaaaaaattggagTTAAGGACTGTCAGAAATTCATTTTTCCGACTTCTCCGAAACAAACTCCTTTGAAAAAGCTTTTtacattatgttttttttttcttaggcTTAATTGCATTATTTTTGGCTTACTCAAAATTTTCAATTGCGCTATTTTAACCCTCTAA
- the LOC123895171 gene encoding putative ubiquitin-conjugating enzyme E2 39 isoform X3: protein MMDPDVVEIPPPLHQKPSRFKKQKQQIVFHDVIDLEGDDDLVVLGETSRKSKRNKGKAVETIHGGYGDHQVVPSFGKSGIQSSNGQPLVSQNLINVGGQSSNPLFVEDDYLYKFKDDYMDEDEYALLLQAQFDNVNLPTGIETPFTLLPEYGSKMGNSSLQIKTDNVDRFGLDLSAKKGSSSSSSFHSSFVGQNGSLYPQGIESGNPWLNSSYNFDPPFEHGHGKSATSGHNGASVASPGLTTITDETKNETLRKFQNFKQFDTVDDASDHHFVHQNSSTKQNPKNWAKKIQGEWKILEKHLPDTIFVRVFESRMDLLRAVIIGAEGTPYHDGLFFFDVLFPSGYPNVPPQVHYHAGGLRLNPNLYGNGNVCLSLLNTWSGSRNEKWTPGVSTMLQVLVSIQGLILNAKPYFNEPGYASTSGTQNGEAQSLKYNENTFILSVRTMMYTMKKPPKNFEELVVGHFYSRAHDILASCKAYMEGVQVGCFVKGGFQDVDKGGRKSSDKFKAGLLRYVKLLVQDFEKIGVKDCQKFIFPTSPKQTPLKKLFTLCFFFLRLNCIIFGLLKIFNCAILTL from the exons ATGATGGATCCTGATGTTGTTGAAATTCCTCCTCCACTTCACCAAAAACCTTCCAGATTCAAAAAGCAGAAACAACAG ATCGTTTTCCATGATGTGATTGACCTTGAAGGCGATGACGATTTAGTGGTACTTGGCGAAACATCTCgtaaaagtaaaagaaataagGGGAAGGCAGTGGAAACCATTCACGGGGGTTATGGTGATCATCAAGTTGTG CCCAGCTTCGGAAAATCTGGAATTCAATCTTCTAATGGTCAGCCTTTGGTATCACAGAATTTAATCAATGTTGGCGGCCAAAGTTCCAATCCATTGTTCGTTGAAGATGACTACCTTTATAAGTTTAAAGATGATTATATGGATGAAGATGAGTATGCTTTATTATTACAGGCACAGTTTGATAACGTGAATCTACCTACTGGAATTGAGACGCCGTTTACATTGTTGCCAGAATATGGATCTAAAATGGGTAATTCTAGTTTGCAAATCAAAACGGATAATGTTGATCGATTTGGGCTTGACTTGAGTGCTAAGAAAGGATCTAGCAGTAGCAGTTCATTTCATTCAAGTTTCGTTGGACAAAATGGATCATTGTATCCTCAGGGAATAGAATCCGGAAACCCTTGGTTGAATAGTTCTTATAATTTTGATCCGCCTTTTGAGCACGGGCATGGCAAATCTGCCACATCCGGCCATAATGGAGCATCTGTGGCTTCCCCTGGTTTGACGACAATCACCGatgaaaccaaaaatgaaaCTCTGaggaaatttcaaaattttaagcaATTTGACACTGTCGATGATGCTTCCGACCATCACTTTGTTCACCAAAATTCCTCTACCAAGCaa AATCCAAAGAATTGGGCAAAAAAAATCCAGGGAGAGTGGAAGATTTTGGAGAAGCATTTGCCGG ATACAATATTCGTGAGAGTCTTCGAATCAAGGATGGATCTCTTGAGGGCTGTGATTATTGGAGCAGAAGGGACTCCTTACCACGACGGTCTTTTCTTTTTCGATGTTTTATTTCCTAGTGGCTATCCCAATGTACCCCCG CAAGTCCACTATCATGCTGGAGGTCTTCGGCTTAACCCGAATTTGTATGGGAATGGCAATGTATGTCTCAGTCTACTTAACACCTGGTCTGGCAGTAGGAATGAGAAATGGACTCCAGGTGTTTCAACAATGCTACAGGTTCTAGTCTCCATACAAGGTCTGATCTTGAATGCAAAGCCTTACTTTAATGAACCTGGATATGCAAGTACGAGTGGCACACAAAATGGTGAAGCGCAGTCCCTGAAGTATAATGAGAATACATTCATTCTATCAGTGAGGACAATGATGTATACGATGAAAAAGCCTCCAAAG AATTTTGAAGAACTTGTTGTGGGGCATTTCTACAGTCGAGCACATGATATTCTGGCGTCATGTAAAGCTTACATGGAAGGTGTTCAAGTTGGTTGTTTTGTGAAAGGTGGGTTTCAAGATGTTGATAAGGGTGGACGAAAAAGCTCGGATAAATTTAAGGCTGGTTTACTTCGATATGTGAAGCTTCTTGTCcaagattttgaaaaaattggagTTAAGGACTGTCAGAAATTCATTTTTCCGACTTCTCCGAAACAAACTCCTTTGAAAAAGCTTTTtacattatgttttttttttcttaggcTTAATTGCATTATTTTTGGCTTACTCAAAATTTTCAATTGCGCTATTTTAACCCTCTAA
- the LOC123895171 gene encoding putative ubiquitin-conjugating enzyme E2 38 isoform X1 has protein sequence MMDPDVVEIPPPLHQKPSRFKKQKQQIVFHDVIDLEGDDDLVVLGETSRKSKRNKGKAVETIHGGYGDHQVVPSFGKSGIQSSNGQPLVSQNLINVGGQSSNPLFVEDDYLYKFKDDYMDEDEYALLLQAQFDNVNLPTGIETPFTLLPEYGSKMGNSSLQIKTDNVDRFGLDLSAKKGSSSSSSFHSSFVGQNGSLYPQGIESGNPWLNSSYNFDPPFEHGHGKSATSGHNGASVASPGLTTITDETKNETLRKFQNFKQFDTVDDASDHHFVHQNSSTKQNPKNWAKKIQGEWKILEKHLPDTIFVRVFESRMDLLRAVIIGAEGTPYHDGLFFFDVLFPSGYPNVPPQVHYHAGGLRLNPNLYGNGNVCLSLLNTWSGSRNEKWTPGVSTMLQVLVSIQGLILNAKPYFNEPGYASTSGTQNGEAQSLKYNENTFILSVRTMMYTMKKPPKNFENLVVGHFYSRAHDILASCKAYMEGVQLVGCFVKGGVRDVKKRGRKGSDRFKAALLECVKLLVQDFEKIGVKDCQKFMSPTSLKQTTQKTYMKPTTSKPTPLKPAPPKPRTTGGTKWLNF, from the exons ATGATGGATCCTGATGTTGTTGAAATTCCTCCTCCACTTCACCAAAAACCTTCCAGATTCAAAAAGCAGAAACAACAG ATCGTTTTCCATGATGTGATTGACCTTGAAGGCGATGACGATTTAGTGGTACTTGGCGAAACATCTCgtaaaagtaaaagaaataagGGGAAGGCAGTGGAAACCATTCACGGGGGTTATGGTGATCATCAAGTTGTG CCCAGCTTCGGAAAATCTGGAATTCAATCTTCTAATGGTCAGCCTTTGGTATCACAGAATTTAATCAATGTTGGCGGCCAAAGTTCCAATCCATTGTTCGTTGAAGATGACTACCTTTATAAGTTTAAAGATGATTATATGGATGAAGATGAGTATGCTTTATTATTACAGGCACAGTTTGATAACGTGAATCTACCTACTGGAATTGAGACGCCGTTTACATTGTTGCCAGAATATGGATCTAAAATGGGTAATTCTAGTTTGCAAATCAAAACGGATAATGTTGATCGATTTGGGCTTGACTTGAGTGCTAAGAAAGGATCTAGCAGTAGCAGTTCATTTCATTCAAGTTTCGTTGGACAAAATGGATCATTGTATCCTCAGGGAATAGAATCCGGAAACCCTTGGTTGAATAGTTCTTATAATTTTGATCCGCCTTTTGAGCACGGGCATGGCAAATCTGCCACATCCGGCCATAATGGAGCATCTGTGGCTTCCCCTGGTTTGACGACAATCACCGatgaaaccaaaaatgaaaCTCTGaggaaatttcaaaattttaagcaATTTGACACTGTCGATGATGCTTCCGACCATCACTTTGTTCACCAAAATTCCTCTACCAAGCaa AATCCAAAGAATTGGGCAAAAAAAATCCAGGGAGAGTGGAAGATTTTGGAGAAGCATTTGCCGG ATACAATATTCGTGAGAGTCTTCGAATCAAGGATGGATCTCTTGAGGGCTGTGATTATTGGAGCAGAAGGGACTCCTTACCACGACGGTCTTTTCTTTTTCGATGTTTTATTTCCTAGTGGCTATCCCAATGTACCCCCG CAAGTCCACTATCATGCTGGAGGTCTTCGGCTTAACCCGAATTTGTATGGGAATGGCAATGTATGTCTCAGTCTACTTAACACCTGGTCTGGCAGTAGGAATGAGAAATGGACTCCAGGTGTTTCAACAATGCTACAGGTTCTAGTCTCCATACAAGGTCTGATCTTGAATGCAAAGCCTTACTTTAATGAACCTGGATATGCAAGTACGAGTGGCACACAAAATGGTGAAGCGCAGTCCCTGAAGTATAATGAGAATACATTCATTCTATCAGTGAGGACAATGATGTATACGATGAAAAAGCCTCCAAAG AATTTTGAAAACCTTGTTGTGGGACATTTCTACAGCCGAGCACACGATATTCTGGCGTCATGTAAAGCTTACATGGAAGGTGTTCAGCTGGTTGGTTGTTTTGTGAAAGGTGGGGTTCGAGATGTTAAGAAGCGTGGACGAAAAGGCTCAGATAGATTTAAGGCTGCTTTACTTGAATGTGTCAAGCTTCTTGTCcaagattttgaaaaaattggagTTAAGGACTGTCAGAAATTCATGTCTCCAACTTCTCTGAAACAGACAACTCAGAAAACCTATATGAAACCGACTACTTCGAAACCAACTCCTCTAAAACCGGCTCCTCCGAAACCGCGTACCACTGGCGGTACCAAGTGGTTAAATTTTTAA
- the LOC123896467 gene encoding uncharacterized protein LOC123896467: MDLLRAVIIGSEGTPYHDSLFFFDVFFPNGYPIEPPKYLKSFSFLGVQTTDLSHFIFRILKNLLWGISTAEHMIFWRHSCQAYVEGVQVGCFVKGGVQDVDKGGRKCSDKFKASLLG; this comes from the exons ATGGATCTCTTGAGGGCTGTGATTATTGGATCAGAAGGGACTCCTTACCACGATAGTCTTTTCTTTTTCGATGTTTTCTTCCCCAATGGCTATCCCATTGAACCCCCG AAGTATTTAAAATCGTTTTCCTTTCTTGGGGTTCAAACAACTGATTTAAGTCATTTTATTTTCAGAATTTTGAAGAACTTGTTGTGGGGCATTTCTACAGCCGAGCACATGATATTCTGGCGTCATTCATGTCAAGCGTACGTGGAAGGTGTTCAAGTTGGTTGTTTTGTGAAAGGTGGGGTTCAAGATGTTGATAAGGGTGGACGAAAATGCTCGGATAAATTTAAGGCTAGTTTACTTGGATAA